AGCGGAAGGTGCGCTCCAGCTCCACCATGGTCTTCTGCAGGTCAATGATGTGGATGCCGTTGCGCTCCGCGTAGATGTAGCGCCCGAACTTGGGGTTCCAGCGCTTACGCTCGTGACCGAAGTGAACCCCTGCCTCAAGAAGCTCCTTAACGCTGATGTTTACAGGCATATTCCTCCCGTTCGGGGAAGGTTGGGCTTGGCGTTTCCCGTGCGCCGGCCTTTTTCCCACGGGACCTTCCCCTGCCCGTGGGCTGGCCCGGCACACCTCTCCGATTATAGAGGGAAGAGGGGCTTTGCGTAACCCCCCCTTTTGGGCTATACTCCCCTAGGCTTGGGGCGGTAGCTCAGAGGGAGAGCACCCGCCTTGCAAGCGGGAGGTCAGGGGTTCAAATCCCCTCCGCTCCACCAGGTCCAGGTACCCCCCCGGTAGCATGGCTGGGGGGGTACTTTTTACTGCTTACGGGGTGTGAGGCCCGGGGTGCGGACATCCCTGGGGTGGCGTTCTTTTGGTCTTCCCCCAGGGGGTAGGCCATGGCAGGATGGGGCCATGGGGCCCAGCCTGGTCTTCCTGGGAGGGGGAAACCGGGGTCTAGCCTATGCGCGTCACGCCCACGCCCTGGGCGCCCGCATCGTGGCGGTGGCGGACCCCCGGCCGTGGCGCCTGGCGGCCTTTCGCCGGGCCTTCGGGGTGGAAAGGACCTTTGCCGATTGGCGGGAGCTTTTGCAGGCCCCTCTTTTCGGGGAGGCTGCGGTGGTGGCCTTACCCGACCGCCTGCACGCCGAGGCTGCGGTGGCCCTCATGGAAAAGGGCTACCACCTTCTCCTGGAGAAGCCCATCGCTCCCACCTGGCGGGAGGTGGAAGGGGTGGCCGTGGCCAAGAGGCGCACGGGGCGCATGGTGGCCGTGGCCCACGTGCTGCGCTACACTCCCTACGCCCGGGCCCTGAGGGAACTGCTCAGGGAAGGGGCGGTGGGCGAGGTGGTTTCCGTCCAGCACCTGGAGCCGGTGGGCCACTGGCACTACGCCCACAGCTTCGTACGGGGAAACTGGCGGAAGGAGGCGGAGTCTAGCCCCTTTCTTCTGGCCAAGAGCGTCCACGACCTGGACTGGATCCTCTTCCTGCTGCCGGGGGAGGTGGCCCGGGTAGCCTCCTTCGGGGGGCTGTACCACTTCCGCCCCGAGAACCGGCCTCAGGGGGCGGCCAGCCGGTGCCTGGAATGCCCCAAGGAGGTGGAGGGGTCCTGCCCCTTTTCCGCCAAGCGCATTTATCTGGAGGCCTACGAAAAGGGGGAGCGGGGCTGGCCCCTGGACGTGGTGGCCTACCCGGTGACCTGGGAGAACCTGATGCAGGCCTTGAGGGAGGGCCCCTACGGGGAGTGTGTGTACCTGGGGAAGAACGACATGGCGGACCATCAGGTGGTGATGTTGGAATACCAGGACGGACGCACGGCCAGCCTGCATGTGGAGGGGTTGAGCCGGATGCGGTTTCGGGAGACCCGCATCTTTGGCACCCGGGGGGAGCTTTTTGGGGACGGGCGGCACCTCAGGCTCTACCGGTTCGGGGAGGGGGAGAGGGTTTATGACCTGGAGACCGAGGCGGAGGGTTCCATCCTTAGCGGGCACGGGGGTGGAGACTTTGGGCTGGTCCAGGCCTTCTTGCAAGCCCTGATCCGGGGTGACGAAGGCCCTCTGGAGCCCTTCTCCGAGGCGGTCCAGGCCCACCGGCTCACCTTCTTGGCGGAGGAGGCCAGGAGGGCCCGTAAGGTGGTCCAAGTGGAAATCCCCTTGCCCTAGAGGGCAAGGGGCCTTTGGCGGAGAGGGCGGGATTCGAACCCGCGAGGCAGGTTTAAGCCCGCCTACACGATTTCCAGTCGTGTCCCTTCAGCCACTCGGGCACCTCTCCAAGTGCCAAGCCTGAGTTTAACAAGGCCCGTTTTTAACGTCAAGTAAGCTGGTGCTGTGCGGGTGGTGGTGGCCCACGAGAACCTGGACTTTGACGCCCTGGGCTCCATGGTCCTGGCGGGCAAGCTGTTCCCTGGAAGCGTTCTGGCCTTGGTGGGAGGCCTCGAGGGGCCTCTAAAGGAGATCGCTCCCCTTTTGGAGGATCGTTTGGACCTGGTGCCAGCCTCGGAGGTCCCCTTGCAAAGGGTGACGGGGGTAATCCTGGTGGACAATGCCCGGCCCGAGCGCATCGGGCCCTTCAAGGCCTTGGTGGGCCGGGTTCCTTTTCTGGTGTTTGACCACCACCCCCGGGCCCCTGGGGATGTGCCGGCGGTGGGGGGTAGGGTGGCCC
The window above is part of the Thermus albus genome. Proteins encoded here:
- a CDS encoding Gfo/Idh/MocA family protein, which produces MGPSLVFLGGGNRGLAYARHAHALGARIVAVADPRPWRLAAFRRAFGVERTFADWRELLQAPLFGEAAVVALPDRLHAEAAVALMEKGYHLLLEKPIAPTWREVEGVAVAKRRTGRMVAVAHVLRYTPYARALRELLREGAVGEVVSVQHLEPVGHWHYAHSFVRGNWRKEAESSPFLLAKSVHDLDWILFLLPGEVARVASFGGLYHFRPENRPQGAASRCLECPKEVEGSCPFSAKRIYLEAYEKGERGWPLDVVAYPVTWENLMQALREGPYGECVYLGKNDMADHQVVMLEYQDGRTASLHVEGLSRMRFRETRIFGTRGELFGDGRHLRLYRFGEGERVYDLETEAEGSILSGHGGGDFGLVQAFLQALIRGDEGPLEPFSEAVQAHRLTFLAEEARRARKVVQVEIPLP